One window of Burkholderia vietnamiensis LMG 10929 genomic DNA carries:
- a CDS encoding barstar family protein, with amino-acid sequence MSDSIYAHDTAAAELFAAGDGNLFQRVMQLHAAAQAGGAPEQQAAEPGLSSNEEPMSLFTTVRPNLVQSIRAFRVQDLADEAGRLGQHFLYAYCGAAQSKQEVMETIATSFLFPKHFGKNYDALYDCLTDLVAKAGAQPGFVIVLEGLPIAQKFDKEGRETLLDVFREAAEFWAERKVAFRVFYSFA; translated from the coding sequence ATGAGCGACTCCATCTACGCGCACGATACGGCGGCGGCGGAACTGTTCGCGGCCGGCGACGGCAATCTGTTTCAGCGCGTGATGCAACTACACGCGGCGGCACAGGCCGGCGGCGCGCCTGAGCAACAGGCGGCCGAGCCCGGGCTTTCATCGAACGAGGAGCCTATGAGCCTTTTCACGACCGTCCGACCCAATCTCGTGCAGTCGATCCGCGCGTTCCGCGTGCAGGATCTCGCCGACGAAGCCGGTCGGCTCGGCCAGCATTTCCTGTATGCGTATTGCGGCGCCGCGCAGTCGAAGCAGGAAGTGATGGAGACGATCGCGACGTCGTTTCTGTTTCCAAAGCATTTCGGCAAGAACTACGACGCGCTGTACGACTGCCTGACCGACCTCGTCGCGAAGGCCGGCGCACAGCCCGGTTTCGTGATCGTCCTCGAAGGGCTGCCGATCGCGCAGAAGTTCGACAAGGAAGGGCGCGAGACGCTGCTCGACGTGTTCCGCGAGGCCGCGGAGTTCTGGGCCGAGCGCAAGGTCGCGTTCCGCGTGTTCTATTCGTTCGCGTAA
- a CDS encoding 16S rRNA (uracil(1498)-N(3))-methyltransferase gives MNEATTTAAVPRFFVEATLRAGATLALPADVARHAQVLRLEPGDALVLFDGSGGQYRAQLVEIDKRNALAQLDAFEPVEAEPPYRVTLAQGIAGGDKMDWVIEKAVELGVAAVVPLTTARGVVKLSGERADKRVAHWRGVVRASCEQCGRNRVPEVAAVRGFGAWLDALPAAPADGELRLLLSPRASIPFASLPDQPPAATVTLLIGPEGGLSPDEENAARAHGFTALSLGPRVLRTETAGAAVLAALAARWGGW, from the coding sequence ATGAACGAGGCGACCACCACCGCGGCCGTGCCGCGCTTTTTCGTCGAAGCGACGCTGCGCGCCGGCGCGACGCTCGCGTTGCCGGCCGACGTCGCGCGTCACGCGCAGGTGCTGCGGCTGGAGCCCGGCGACGCGCTGGTGCTGTTCGACGGCAGCGGCGGACAGTACCGCGCGCAGCTCGTCGAGATCGACAAGCGCAACGCGCTTGCGCAGCTCGACGCGTTCGAGCCGGTCGAGGCCGAGCCGCCGTACCGTGTGACGCTCGCGCAAGGCATCGCCGGCGGCGACAAGATGGACTGGGTGATCGAGAAGGCCGTCGAGCTCGGCGTCGCGGCGGTCGTGCCGCTGACGACGGCGCGCGGCGTCGTGAAGCTGTCGGGCGAGCGCGCGGACAAGCGCGTCGCGCACTGGCGCGGCGTCGTGCGCGCATCGTGCGAGCAGTGCGGGCGCAACCGCGTGCCCGAGGTCGCCGCGGTGCGCGGGTTCGGCGCGTGGCTCGACGCGCTGCCCGCGGCGCCGGCCGACGGCGAGTTGCGGCTGCTGCTGTCGCCGCGCGCGAGCATTCCGTTCGCGTCGCTGCCGGATCAGCCGCCCGCGGCTACGGTCACCCTGCTGATCGGGCCGGAAGGCGGGTTGTCGCCGGACGAGGAAAACGCGGCGCGTGCGCACGGCTTCACCGCGCTGTCGCTCGGCCCGCGCGTGCTGCGCACCGAAACGGCCGGCGCGGCCGTACTCGCGGCGCTGGCCGCGCGCTGGGGCGGGTGGTGA
- the speE gene encoding polyamine aminopropyltransferase gives MSTTLLFHPTPDAAYGFPNARRLAHVASPHQHIEVWDTPQLGRLFTLDGRPMTSVGDEYVYHECMTHPAALAHPCPKKALVLGGGDGGAARQLLKHACIERIVVAELDDEVVGMARRYLDDVHQGALDDPRVEVVIGDAAQFVASTVEHFDLVVFDLTPPDSPAAGLYTREFYARLKRILTPRAALSMHLGSPLFHAARIAALLDDLRASFAFVDPLSAHVPLYGSQWLMAIASDTLDAAALFAHDVDERLAARRVHGLRYYDARLHAALFALPRALRDTLGGRR, from the coding sequence GTGAGCACGACCCTCCTTTTTCATCCCACGCCCGACGCCGCGTACGGCTTTCCCAACGCGCGACGGCTCGCGCACGTCGCCTCGCCGCACCAGCACATCGAAGTGTGGGACACCCCGCAGCTCGGCCGCCTGTTCACGCTCGACGGCCGGCCGATGACGTCGGTCGGCGACGAATACGTGTACCACGAGTGCATGACGCACCCGGCCGCGCTCGCGCATCCGTGCCCGAAGAAGGCGCTCGTGCTCGGCGGCGGCGACGGCGGCGCCGCGCGCCAGTTGCTCAAGCACGCGTGCATCGAGCGGATCGTCGTCGCCGAACTCGACGACGAAGTGGTCGGGATGGCGCGCCGCTATCTCGACGACGTGCACCAGGGCGCGCTCGACGATCCGCGCGTCGAGGTCGTGATCGGCGACGCCGCGCAGTTCGTCGCGTCGACCGTCGAGCATTTCGATCTCGTCGTGTTCGACCTCACGCCGCCCGACTCGCCGGCGGCCGGCCTCTATACGCGCGAGTTCTACGCGCGGCTCAAGCGGATCCTGACGCCGCGCGCCGCGCTGTCGATGCATCTGGGCTCGCCGCTGTTCCATGCGGCGCGCATCGCCGCGCTGCTCGACGATCTGCGCGCGAGCTTCGCGTTCGTCGACCCGCTGTCCGCGCACGTGCCGCTGTACGGCTCCCAATGGCTGATGGCGATCGCGAGCGACACGCTCGACGCGGCCGCGCTGTTCGCACACGACGTCGACGAGCGGCTCGCCGCCCGCCGCGTGCACGGATTGCGCTACTACGATGCGCGACTTCATGCGGCCCTCTTTGCCCTGCCGCGCGCGCTGCGCGATACACTGGGCGGGCGCCGCTGA
- a CDS encoding phosphatidylglycerophosphatase A: MHTDPTHAQAEAAPGAAPLAPRRASARFMLSHPAHLVSLGFGSGLAPFLPGTFGTLFGWLTFVVLNRYLTVPEWWALIALGFAAGTWLTGFTARKMGNADPGPVVWDEIVAIWLVMLFVTPATFVGQLWAFVVFRLFDMLKPPPIRYFDRRVKGGLGIMVDDLVAAFMTLLVIALWRSVVG, from the coding sequence ATGCACACTGATCCGACGCACGCGCAAGCCGAGGCAGCGCCCGGCGCCGCCCCGCTCGCCCCGCGGCGCGCGAGCGCGCGCTTCATGCTGTCGCACCCGGCGCACCTCGTGTCGCTCGGCTTCGGCAGCGGGCTCGCGCCGTTCCTGCCCGGCACGTTCGGCACGCTGTTCGGCTGGCTGACGTTCGTCGTGCTCAACCGCTATCTGACGGTGCCCGAATGGTGGGCGCTGATCGCGCTCGGCTTCGCCGCCGGCACCTGGCTGACCGGCTTCACCGCACGCAAGATGGGCAACGCCGATCCGGGCCCCGTCGTCTGGGATGAAATCGTCGCGATCTGGCTCGTGATGCTGTTCGTCACGCCGGCGACCTTCGTCGGCCAGCTGTGGGCGTTCGTCGTGTTTCGCCTGTTCGACATGTTGAAGCCGCCGCCGATCCGCTACTTCGACCGCCGCGTGAAAGGCGGGCTCGGCATCATGGTCGACGATCTGGTCGCCGCGTTCATGACGCTGCTCGTGATCGCGCTGTGGCGCTCGGTCGTCGGCTGA
- a CDS encoding VOC family protein: MTDPRPANVPWLTPYLAVRNARAAIDFFKAAFGFALRDVHDEDGAIMHVEMTYHDQLIVMFAPEGAFGSTALTPKHANATAPQSFYLYVDDVDATWQRALDAGAKSLSAPQDQFWGDRFAQIEDLDGYRWALACRVRP, encoded by the coding sequence ATGACCGATCCACGTCCGGCCAACGTGCCTTGGTTGACGCCTTATCTGGCCGTGCGCAACGCGCGCGCCGCCATCGACTTCTTCAAGGCCGCATTCGGTTTCGCGCTGCGCGACGTCCATGACGAGGACGGCGCGATCATGCACGTCGAGATGACCTATCACGATCAGCTGATCGTGATGTTCGCGCCCGAAGGCGCATTCGGCTCGACCGCGCTCACGCCGAAGCATGCGAACGCGACCGCGCCGCAGTCGTTCTATCTGTACGTCGACGACGTCGACGCGACCTGGCAGCGCGCGCTCGATGCGGGCGCGAAGTCGCTGAGCGCGCCGCAGGACCAGTTCTGGGGCGACCGCTTCGCGCAGATCGAGGATCTCGACGGCTACCGCTGGGCACTCGCGTGCCGGGTGCGCCCATGA
- a CDS encoding ribonuclease — protein MARKWLRNGALASVFAMFAMGIVGAPTGSLVSAAYARQAASADVAAAGVDTVPAARLPREAVTTLGLIADGGPYPYEKDGVVFGNRERILPKAKRGYYHEYTVPTPRARNRGARRIVCGGPLRRTDNCYYTDDHYNSFKRIVE, from the coding sequence ATGGCACGCAAGTGGCTCCGCAACGGCGCGCTCGCGTCCGTCTTCGCGATGTTTGCGATGGGTATCGTCGGCGCGCCGACGGGCAGTCTGGTTTCCGCCGCATACGCACGGCAGGCCGCTTCGGCCGACGTGGCCGCAGCCGGGGTCGATACGGTCCCGGCGGCGCGTTTGCCGCGCGAGGCCGTGACCACGCTTGGCCTGATCGCCGACGGCGGCCCCTATCCTTACGAGAAGGACGGCGTCGTGTTCGGCAATCGCGAACGGATCCTGCCCAAGGCGAAGCGCGGCTACTACCACGAGTACACGGTCCCGACGCCGCGCGCGCGCAATCGCGGCGCGCGTCGGATCGTCTGTGGCGGGCCGCTGCGCCGGACCGACAACTGTTATTACACAGACGACCACTACAACAGTTTTAAACGTATTGTTGAATGA
- the thiL gene encoding thiamine-phosphate kinase, translating into MPFLSPLPGPSAVPAALSEFSLIDRFFARRAARGTRTSTLGIGDDCALLEPRSGKLLAISTDMLVEGRHFFPDVAPDALGHKTLAVNLSDLAAMGAAPRAFTLACALPRADAAWLDAFSRGLFALADRFGCELIGGDTTSGPLNLCVTVFGEVAPDAVLRRDAARPGDDVWVSGTLGDARAGLGVARGEWRAGADDAAAFRRALERPEPRIALGLALAGVAHAALDISDGLAGDLQHILTRSNVGADVDADAVPRSAALAALPADVQRRCALAGGDDYELCFTAPPAARAAVEAAGASAAVRVTRIGTIRALSSPSERPAIAWRDAAGAPLTLTLHGFDHFDAH; encoded by the coding sequence ATGCCGTTCCTTTCACCGCTTCCGGGTCCGTCCGCCGTGCCAGCCGCCCTGTCCGAGTTTTCGCTGATCGATCGCTTCTTCGCGCGCCGCGCGGCCCGCGGCACCCGCACGTCGACGCTCGGCATCGGCGACGATTGCGCGCTGCTCGAGCCGCGTTCCGGAAAACTGCTGGCCATTTCGACCGACATGCTGGTGGAAGGCCGCCACTTCTTCCCCGACGTCGCGCCCGACGCGCTCGGTCACAAGACGCTCGCGGTCAATTTGTCCGACCTCGCCGCGATGGGCGCCGCGCCGCGCGCGTTCACGCTCGCGTGCGCGCTGCCGCGCGCGGATGCCGCGTGGCTCGACGCGTTCAGCCGCGGGCTGTTCGCGCTCGCCGACCGGTTCGGCTGCGAGCTGATCGGCGGCGACACGACGAGCGGGCCGCTGAACCTGTGCGTGACGGTGTTCGGCGAAGTGGCGCCGGACGCCGTGCTGCGGCGCGATGCCGCGCGCCCCGGCGACGACGTCTGGGTGTCCGGCACGCTCGGCGACGCGCGCGCGGGCCTCGGCGTCGCACGCGGAGAATGGCGCGCCGGCGCCGACGACGCAGCGGCGTTCCGCCGCGCGCTCGAGCGTCCCGAGCCGCGCATTGCGCTCGGGCTCGCGCTCGCCGGCGTCGCGCATGCGGCGCTCGACATCTCGGACGGGCTCGCCGGCGATCTCCAGCACATCCTGACGCGCTCGAACGTGGGCGCGGACGTCGACGCCGATGCGGTGCCGCGCTCGGCGGCGCTCGCGGCGTTGCCGGCCGACGTGCAGCGGCGCTGCGCGCTCGCCGGCGGCGACGACTACGAGCTGTGCTTCACCGCGCCGCCCGCGGCCCGCGCGGCGGTCGAGGCAGCCGGCGCGAGCGCGGCGGTACGGGTCACGCGAATCGGTACAATACGCGCGTTGTCTTCGCCGTCGGAGCGGCCCGCGATCGCGTGGCGCGACGCCGCCGGCGCGCCCCTCACCCTCACGTTGCACGGCTTCGACCACTTCGATGCACACTGA
- a CDS encoding NADP-dependent malic enzyme: protein MPWNSHSNPPATRHMSTQASSKAKLREAALDYHEFPTPGKIAIAPTKQMINQRDLALAYSPGVAFACEEIVENPLNAARFTARSNLVGVVTNGTAVLGLGNIGPLASKPVMEGKAVLFKKFAGIDVFDIELNESDPHKLVDVIAALEPTFGGINLEDIKAPDCFIVEREARKRMKIPVFHDDQHGTAIVVAAAVTNGLKVVGKDIKKVKLVASGAGAAALACLDLLVDIGLPLENITVTDLAGVVYKGRAELMDPDKERFARETDARTLAEVMEGADIFLGLSAGGVLKQEMVKGMAERPMILALANPTPEILPELALEVRPDAVLATGRTDYPNQVNNVLCFPFIFRGALDVGATTITREMEIAAVNAIAELAQHEQSDIVATAYGIQDLSFGPEYLIPKPFDPRLIVKIAPAVAQAAMDGGVATRPIEDMDAYKQHLQQFVYHSGTTMKPIFQIARAAPGEKKRVVFAEGEEERVLRAVQIIVDEKLAKPILIGRPSVIEHRIQRYGLRLTPGADFTVVNTEHDERYRDFWQTYYKMMARKGISEQLARVEMRRRTTLIGSMLVKKGEADGMICGTISTTHRHLHFIDQVIGKRPGCSVYAAMNGLVLPGRQIFLVDTHVNVDPTPEELAEITIMAAEEVRRFGIEPKVALLSHSNFGTSNAPSAQKMRDTLAILQERAPELKVDGEMHGDVALDAALRKEILPESTLEGDANLLILPNIDSANIAYNLLKTAAGNNIAIGPILLGAAQPVHVLTESATVRRIVNMAALLVADVNASR, encoded by the coding sequence ATGCCGTGGAACAGTCATTCTAATCCGCCCGCCACGAGACACATGTCGACTCAAGCCTCCTCCAAAGCCAAGCTCCGCGAAGCCGCCCTCGACTATCACGAATTCCCGACGCCCGGGAAAATCGCGATCGCCCCCACCAAGCAGATGATCAACCAGCGCGACCTCGCGCTCGCGTATTCGCCCGGCGTCGCGTTCGCGTGCGAGGAGATCGTCGAGAATCCGCTGAACGCCGCGCGCTTCACCGCGCGCAGCAACCTGGTCGGCGTCGTCACGAACGGCACCGCCGTGCTCGGGCTCGGCAACATCGGCCCGCTCGCGTCGAAGCCGGTGATGGAAGGCAAGGCCGTGCTGTTCAAGAAGTTCGCGGGCATCGACGTGTTCGACATCGAACTGAACGAGTCGGACCCGCACAAGCTCGTCGACGTGATCGCCGCGCTCGAGCCGACCTTCGGCGGGATCAACCTCGAGGACATCAAGGCGCCCGACTGCTTCATCGTCGAGCGCGAAGCGCGCAAGCGGATGAAGATTCCGGTGTTCCACGACGACCAGCACGGCACCGCGATCGTCGTGGCCGCGGCCGTCACGAACGGCCTGAAGGTCGTCGGCAAGGACATCAAGAAGGTGAAGCTGGTCGCGTCGGGCGCCGGCGCGGCCGCGCTCGCGTGTCTCGACCTGCTGGTCGACATCGGCCTGCCGCTCGAGAACATCACGGTGACCGACCTGGCCGGCGTGGTGTACAAGGGCCGCGCCGAGCTGATGGACCCGGACAAGGAGCGGTTCGCGCGCGAAACCGACGCACGCACGCTCGCCGAGGTGATGGAAGGCGCCGACATCTTCCTCGGCCTGTCGGCCGGCGGCGTGCTGAAGCAGGAGATGGTGAAGGGCATGGCCGAACGGCCGATGATCCTCGCGCTCGCGAACCCGACGCCCGAGATCCTGCCCGAACTCGCGCTCGAAGTGCGTCCGGACGCCGTGCTGGCCACCGGCCGCACCGACTATCCGAACCAGGTCAACAACGTGCTGTGCTTCCCGTTCATCTTCCGCGGCGCACTCGACGTCGGCGCGACGACGATCACGCGCGAGATGGAGATTGCGGCGGTCAATGCGATCGCCGAGCTTGCGCAGCACGAGCAGAGCGACATCGTCGCGACCGCGTACGGGATCCAGGATCTGTCGTTCGGCCCCGAATACCTGATTCCGAAGCCGTTCGACCCGCGCCTGATCGTCAAGATCGCGCCGGCCGTCGCGCAGGCCGCGATGGACGGCGGCGTCGCGACGCGCCCGATCGAGGACATGGACGCGTACAAGCAGCATCTGCAGCAGTTCGTCTATCACAGCGGCACGACGATGAAGCCGATCTTCCAGATCGCGCGCGCCGCGCCCGGCGAGAAGAAGCGCGTCGTGTTCGCGGAGGGCGAGGAAGAGCGCGTGTTGCGCGCGGTTCAGATCATCGTCGACGAGAAGCTCGCGAAGCCGATCCTGATCGGCCGCCCGTCGGTGATCGAGCACCGTATCCAGCGCTACGGGCTGCGCCTGACGCCGGGCGCCGATTTCACCGTCGTCAACACCGAGCACGACGAGCGCTACCGCGACTTCTGGCAGACGTACTACAAGATGATGGCGCGCAAGGGCATCAGCGAGCAGCTCGCGCGTGTCGAGATGCGCCGCCGCACGACGCTGATCGGCTCGATGCTGGTGAAGAAGGGCGAAGCGGACGGGATGATCTGCGGCACGATCAGCACCACGCACCGCCACCTGCACTTCATCGACCAGGTGATCGGCAAGCGTCCGGGCTGCAGCGTCTACGCGGCGATGAACGGCCTCGTGCTGCCGGGCCGCCAGATCTTCCTGGTCGACACGCACGTGAACGTCGATCCGACCCCGGAGGAACTCGCCGAGATCACGATCATGGCCGCCGAGGAAGTGCGCCGGTTCGGCATCGAGCCGAAGGTCGCGCTGCTGTCGCACTCCAATTTCGGGACGAGCAACGCGCCGTCCGCGCAGAAGATGCGCGATACGCTCGCGATCCTGCAGGAACGCGCGCCGGAACTGAAGGTCGACGGCGAGATGCACGGCGACGTCGCGCTCGACGCGGCGCTGCGCAAGGAAATCCTGCCCGAATCGACGCTCGAGGGCGACGCGAACCTGCTGATCCTGCCGAACATCGATTCGGCGAACATCGCGTACAACCTGTTGAAGACGGCCGCCGGCAACAACATCGCGATCGGGCCGATCCTGCTGGGCGCCGCGCAGCCGGTGCACGTGCTGACCGAATCGGCGACCGTTCGCCGCATCGTCAATATGGCGGCGCTGCTGGTCGCCGACGTGAACGCGTCGCGCTGA
- the tkt gene encoding transketolase gives MPPCSRFLDSFSGLDMTTSSPASTTLMANAIRALAMDAVQQANSGHPGMPMGMAEIGVALWSRHLKHNPTNPHWADRDRFVLSNGHGSMLLYSLLHLTGYDLPIEELKNFRQLHSKTPGHPEYGITPGVETTTGPLGQGLANAVGMALGEALMADEFNRDGAKIVDHHTYVFLGDGCLMEGISHEACSLAGTLKLNKLIALYDDNGISIDGDVVNWFHDDTPKRFEAYGWNVIPNVNGHDVDAVDAAIAKAKLSDKPTLICCKTVIGKGAATKAGGHDVHGAALGAEEIAKTRAALGWTWEPFVIPQEVYAAWDAKDAGQRAEAAWSDTFAQYRAKYPAEAAEFERRMANKLPADWAEKAAAIVAGANQRGETVATRKASQQAIEGLAAVLPELLGGSADLTGSNLTNWKASKAVRANPEGAGVVLGNHINYGVREFGMSAAINGLALHGGHKPFGGTFLTFSDYSRNALRVASLMKVPSIFVFTHDSIGLGEDGPTHQSIEHVSSLRLIPNHDVWRPADTVETAVAWTHAVAADRPSSLIFSRQNLAFNPRTDAQIANIEKGGYVLKDWDDEIVARKIILIATGSEVELAMKAVEPLAQQGIAARVVSMPSTNVFDRQDAEYRERVLPHGVRRVAIEAGVTGFWHKYVGLEGGVVGIDTFGESAPAGVLFKYFGFTVEHVIETAKAVLA, from the coding sequence ATGCCGCCGTGCTCCCGTTTCCTCGACTCGTTCTCCGGACTCGACATGACGACTTCGTCTCCCGCCTCTACCACTTTGATGGCCAACGCGATCCGTGCGCTCGCGATGGACGCCGTCCAGCAAGCGAACTCCGGCCACCCCGGCATGCCGATGGGCATGGCCGAAATCGGCGTGGCGCTGTGGTCGCGTCACCTCAAGCACAACCCGACGAACCCGCATTGGGCAGACCGCGACCGTTTCGTGCTGTCGAACGGCCATGGCTCGATGCTGCTGTACTCGCTGCTGCACCTGACCGGCTACGACCTGCCGATCGAAGAGCTGAAGAACTTCCGCCAGCTGCACTCCAAGACGCCGGGCCATCCGGAATACGGCATCACGCCGGGCGTCGAGACGACCACCGGCCCGCTCGGCCAGGGTCTCGCGAACGCCGTCGGGATGGCGCTCGGCGAAGCGCTGATGGCCGACGAGTTCAACCGTGACGGCGCGAAGATCGTCGACCACCACACCTACGTGTTCCTCGGCGACGGCTGCCTGATGGAAGGCATCTCGCACGAAGCCTGCTCGCTGGCCGGCACGCTGAAGCTGAACAAGCTGATCGCGCTGTACGACGACAACGGCATCTCGATCGACGGCGACGTCGTCAACTGGTTCCACGACGACACGCCGAAGCGCTTCGAGGCGTACGGCTGGAACGTGATCCCGAACGTGAACGGCCACGACGTCGACGCGGTCGACGCCGCGATCGCCAAGGCCAAGCTGTCGGACAAGCCGACGCTGATCTGCTGCAAGACGGTGATCGGCAAGGGCGCGGCCACCAAGGCGGGCGGCCACGACGTGCACGGCGCGGCGCTCGGCGCGGAAGAAATCGCGAAGACGCGCGCAGCGCTCGGCTGGACCTGGGAGCCGTTCGTGATTCCGCAGGAAGTCTATGCGGCGTGGGACGCGAAGGACGCCGGCCAGCGCGCCGAAGCGGCTTGGAGCGACACGTTCGCGCAGTACCGCGCGAAGTACCCGGCCGAAGCAGCCGAATTCGAGCGCCGGATGGCCAACAAGCTGCCGGCCGACTGGGCCGAGAAGGCTGCGGCGATCGTCGCCGGCGCGAACCAGCGCGGCGAGACGGTCGCGACCCGCAAGGCGTCGCAGCAGGCGATCGAAGGGCTCGCCGCGGTGCTGCCGGAACTGCTCGGCGGCTCGGCCGACCTGACCGGCTCGAACCTGACCAACTGGAAGGCGTCGAAGGCGGTGCGCGCGAATCCGGAAGGCGCGGGCGTCGTGCTCGGCAACCACATCAACTACGGCGTGCGCGAATTCGGCATGAGCGCCGCGATCAATGGCCTCGCGCTGCACGGCGGCCACAAGCCGTTCGGCGGCACGTTCCTGACGTTCTCCGACTACAGCCGCAACGCGCTGCGCGTCGCGTCGCTGATGAAGGTGCCGTCGATCTTCGTGTTCACGCACGACTCGATCGGCCTCGGCGAAGACGGCCCGACGCACCAGTCGATCGAACACGTATCCAGCCTGCGCCTGATCCCGAACCACGACGTGTGGCGTCCGGCCGACACGGTCGAGACGGCCGTCGCATGGACCCACGCGGTTGCCGCCGACCGTCCGTCGAGCCTGATCTTCAGCCGCCAGAACCTCGCGTTCAACCCGCGTACCGATGCGCAGATCGCGAACATCGAGAAGGGCGGCTACGTGCTGAAGGACTGGGACGACGAGATCGTCGCGCGCAAGATCATCCTGATCGCGACGGGCTCCGAAGTCGAACTCGCGATGAAGGCCGTCGAGCCGCTCGCGCAGCAGGGCATCGCGGCGCGCGTCGTGTCGATGCCGTCGACCAACGTGTTCGACCGCCAGGACGCCGAGTACCGCGAGCGCGTGCTGCCGCACGGCGTGCGCCGCGTCGCGATCGAAGCGGGCGTGACCGGCTTCTGGCACAAGTACGTCGGCCTCGAAGGCGGCGTCGTCGGGATCGACACGTTCGGCGAATCGGCGCCGGCCGGCGTGCTGTTCAAGTACTTCGGCTTCACCGTCGAGCACGTGATCGAGACGGCGAAGGCCGTGCTGGCCTAA
- a CDS encoding CinA family protein: MPTDSVVHQLAIRAGNKLRDEHLSLATAESCTGGMIAAAITDISGSSQWFERGFVTYSNQAKSEMIGVPPDLIEKHGAVSEPVARAMAEGALRNSRAQVALSVTGIAGPGGGSEKKPVGTVSFAWSNRLHTDVETLVFKGDREQIRTQAAAHALRGLLKLLDEREG; encoded by the coding sequence ATGCCAACCGATTCCGTCGTCCATCAGCTTGCGATCCGCGCAGGCAACAAACTGCGTGACGAGCACCTGTCGCTCGCCACCGCCGAGTCCTGCACGGGCGGCATGATCGCCGCCGCGATCACCGACATCTCCGGCAGCAGCCAGTGGTTCGAGCGCGGCTTCGTCACCTATTCGAACCAGGCCAAGAGCGAGATGATCGGCGTGCCGCCCGACCTGATCGAGAAGCACGGCGCGGTCAGCGAGCCGGTCGCCCGCGCGATGGCCGAAGGCGCGCTGCGCAACAGCCGCGCGCAGGTCGCGCTGTCGGTCACCGGCATCGCCGGGCCGGGCGGCGGCAGCGAGAAGAAGCCGGTCGGCACCGTGTCGTTCGCGTGGAGCAACCGGCTGCACACCGACGTCGAGACGCTCGTGTTCAAGGGCGACCGCGAGCAGATCCGCACGCAGGCGGCCGCGCATGCGCTGCGCGGGCTGTTGAAGCTGCTCGACGAACGCGAGGGCTGA
- the pyrF gene encoding orotidine-5'-phosphate decarboxylase produces the protein MSSPLTFIESLRAAWQRTNSLLCVGLDPEPSRFPVQFDGQPDAIFEFCRQIVDATAPYASAFKPQIAYFAAHRAEDQLERLIAHIHLQHPGLPVILDAKRGDIGSTAEQYAREAFERYRADAVTVNPYMGYDSVEPYFEHEGKGVIVLCRTSNPGGSDLQFLDTNGRPLYQVVADLAANKWNAKNGQLGLVVGATFPNEIEVVRGIVGDMPLLIPGIGAQGGDVQATVTAGRTADGTGMMINSSRAILYASRDEDFAEAAALAAQKTRDAINAYR, from the coding sequence ATGTCTTCCCCGCTTACTTTCATCGAATCGCTGCGCGCCGCGTGGCAGCGCACGAATTCGCTGCTGTGCGTCGGCCTCGATCCCGAGCCGTCGCGCTTTCCCGTGCAGTTCGACGGCCAGCCCGATGCGATCTTCGAATTCTGCCGGCAGATCGTCGACGCCACCGCGCCGTATGCGAGCGCGTTCAAGCCGCAGATCGCGTACTTCGCCGCGCATCGCGCGGAAGACCAGCTCGAGCGGCTGATCGCCCATATCCATCTGCAGCATCCGGGCCTGCCCGTGATCCTCGACGCGAAGCGCGGCGACATCGGCAGCACGGCCGAGCAGTACGCGCGCGAAGCGTTCGAGCGCTATCGCGCGGACGCGGTCACGGTCAATCCGTACATGGGCTACGACTCGGTCGAGCCGTACTTCGAGCATGAAGGCAAGGGCGTGATCGTGCTGTGCCGCACGTCGAACCCGGGCGGCTCCGACCTGCAGTTCCTCGACACCAACGGCCGGCCGCTGTACCAGGTGGTCGCCGATCTGGCCGCGAACAAGTGGAACGCGAAGAACGGCCAGCTCGGCCTCGTGGTCGGCGCGACGTTCCCGAACGAGATCGAGGTCGTGCGCGGGATCGTCGGCGACATGCCGCTGCTGATTCCGGGCATCGGCGCGCAGGGCGGCGACGTGCAGGCGACCGTCACCGCGGGCCGCACCGCCGACGGCACCGGGATGATGATCAACTCGTCGCGCGCGATCCTGTACGCGAGCCGCGACGAGGATTTCGCCGAAGCCGCCGCGCTCGCCGCGCAGAAGACGCGCGACGCGATCAACGCGTATCGCTGA